From a single Piliocolobus tephrosceles isolate RC106 chromosome 21, ASM277652v3, whole genome shotgun sequence genomic region:
- the ZNF607 gene encoding zinc finger protein 607, with product MACESITFGDVAIDFSHQEWEYLNLVQKTLYQEVMMENYDNLVSLGHSISKPDLITLLEQGKEPWMIVLEETGGECTDLDSRCEIISDGKMHLYRKHSSVTLHQRIHNGQKPYECKECQKAFSHLTELIVHQRIHTSEEPDQHEEFGKAFSHLTDLREHQKIHAREKPYECEECGKVFSYPANLAQHGKVHVEKPYECKECGEAFRTSRQLTVHHRFHYGEKPYECKECGKAFSVYGRLSRHQSIHTGEKPFECNKCGKSFRLKAGLKVHQSIHTGEKPHECKECGKAFRQFSHLVGHKRIHTGEKPYECKECGKGFTCRYQLTMHQRIYSGEKPYECKENGEAFSSGHQLIAPHTFESVEKPYKCEECGKAFSVYGRLTRHQGIHSGKKPFECNKCGKSFRLNSSLKIHQNIHTGEKPYKCKECGKAFSQRAHLAHHNRIHTGYKPFECKECGKSFRCASYLVIHERIHTGEKPYVCQECGKGFSYSHKLTIHCRVHTGEKPYECKECGKAFSVSGQLTQHLSIHSGKKPFECNKCGKSFRFISVLKAHQNIHSAEKPYECKECGKAFRHATSLIYHDRTHAGEKSYECKECGETFSHASHLIIHERIHTGDKPYECKRCGKAFRCASYLVRHERVHADGNPYMCEECGKAFNSSHELSIHHRVHTGEKPFKCNKCRRSFRLRSILEVHQRIHI from the exons ATGGCCTGT GAATCGATAACATTCGGGGATGTGGCCATAGACTTCTCTCATCAGGAGTGGGAATATCTCAACCTGGTTCAGAAGACCTTGTACCAGGAGGTGATGATGGAGAATTACGATAACTTAGTCTCACTGG GACATTCCATATCTAAGCCAGATTTAATCACCTTATTGGAGCAAGGAAAAGAGCCATGGATGATTGTGTTGGAAGAAACAGGAGGAGAATGTACAG ATTTGGATTCAAGGTGTGAAATAATCAGTGATGGGAAAATGCACCTTTATAGGAAACACTCATCTGTTACTCTCCATCAGAGAATTCATAATGGACAGAAACCATACGAGTGTAAGGAATGTCAGAAGGCCTTTAGTCATCTTACAGAACTCATAGTACATCAAAGAATTCATACTAGTGAGGAACCTGATCAACATGAAGAGTTTGGGAAGGCATTTAGCCATCTTACAGACCTTAGAGAGCATCAGAAAATTCATGCTCGtgagaaaccttatgaatgtgaagaatgtgggaaAGTCTTCAGTTATCCTGCAAACCTTGCTCAACATGGGAAGGTTCATGttgagaaaccctatgaatgtaaagaGTGTGGGGAAGCTTTTAGGACTAGCCGTCAACTTACTGTACATCATAGATTTCATTACGGTGAGAAACCCtacgaatgtaaggaatgtggcaaagcctttagtgtGTATGGACGACTTAGTCGACATCAGAGTATTCACACTGGTGAGAAGCCCTTTGAATGTAACAAATGTGGGAAGTCCTTTAGGCTCAAAGCAGGCCTTAAAGTACATCAGAgtattcatactggagagaagccacatgaatgtaaggaatgtggaaagGCCTTTCGTCAGTTTTCCCACCTTGTAGGTCAtaaaagaattcatactggagaaaaaccctatgaatgcaAGGAATGCGGTAAGGGCTTTACATGTAGGTATCAACTTACTATGCATCAGAGAATTTATTCTGGggagaaaccttatgaatgtaaAGAAAATGGGGAGGCTTTTAGTAGTGGCCATCAACTTATTGCACCTCATACATTTGAAAGTGTTGAGAAACCTTATAAGTGtgaggaatgtgggaaagcctttagtGTGTATGGACGACTTACTCGACATCAGGGTATTCATAGTGGTAAGAAACCCTTTGAATGTAACAAATGTGGGAAGTCCTTTAGGCTCAATTCATCccttaaaatacatcaaaatattcaTACAGgtgagaaaccctacaaatgtaaggaatgtgggaaggccttcagtCAGCGTGCACACCTTGCCCATCATAACAGAATTCATACTGGTTACAAACCCTTTGAATGTAAAGAATGCGGGAAGTCCTTTCGTTGTGCCTCATATCTTGTCATACATGAGAGaattcatacaggagagaaaccctatgtaTGTCAAGAGTGTGGGAAGGGTTTTAGTTATAGCCATAAACTCACTATACATTGCAGAGTTCACACTGGtgagaaaccttatgaatgtaaggaatgtgggaaggcctttagTGTATCTGGACAACTTACTCAGCATCTGAGTATTCATAGTGGTAAGAAACCCTTTGAATGCAACAAATGTGGGAAGTCTTTTAGGTTCATTTCTGTACTTAAAGCCCATCAGAATATTCATAGTGCTGAGAAACCCtacgaatgtaaggaatgtggcaAGGCCTTTCGTCATGCCACAAGCCTCATATATCATGACCGAACTCATGCTGGTGAAAAGTCCtatgaatgtaaagaatgtggggaAACTTTTAGTCATGCTTCACATCTTATTATTCATGAGAGAATTCATACCGGTGataaaccctatgaatgtaaaagATGTGGGAAGGCATTTCGCTGTGCCTCATATCTTGTTAGACATGAAAGGGTTCATGCTGATGGAAATCCCTATATGTGTGAAGAGTGTGGGAAAGCTTTTAATAGTAGCCATGAACTTAGTATACATCATAGAGttcatactggtgagaaaccctttaaatgtaataaatgcaGAAGGTCCTTTAGGCTTAGATCCATCCTTGAAgtacatcagagaattcatattTGA